The Bacteroidota bacterium DNA segment AAATTGCTAATTAGCGTAAAAAATGACACAAACAAAAGCAGCCACAATAAGAAACTGTTTAAAATTTATTCAATAATATTTTTATAGCTGCAAAATGAATCATTGCCTCACTTGTTTCAAGCAAATATTCAAAATCTTTACTCAATCTTCGTTGGTTTTCAAACCAAGAAAAAGTTTTTTCAATAATCCATCGTTTGTGAACCACTTTAAAACCTGGTTCATTATCAGTTCTCATT contains these protein-coding regions:
- a CDS encoding transposase gives rise to the protein MRTDNEPGFKVVHKRWIIEKTFSWFENQRRLSKDFEYLLETSEAMIHFAAIKILLNKF